In a genomic window of Elusimicrobiota bacterium:
- a CDS encoding TraM recognition domain-containing protein: MSQVLFLLMMAVMAASLVLLGLGYKKTGAAVFAKAAFIFLAFLPWRTVDLLVRDNARFRKWAVPRMGAVRRGWYSASGAFSLAVGLCIALRKSKQGRRSEWDEPKDQRGLDKALEKHLDRGAEKAGTFMGMAAGGRSVFLTPVSRERHMQIVGPTRSGKSQFLFALSAQDMRQGMPVFFMEAKGDHSDFDQFHALADRCGRGSAVRYFNPQDPRSHTFNPIRPVPGQDATALANQLARVLGREPKSSGEGKDYYLQVDYAKIQNMAEIFWKSGLQFTFRDCFYYFSRSECREKAFRACNDEALVAMARQEFEQNPDTTALTSAIRPWTTGVLGDLLNTYSPQIKLEDIFNDKQLAYFAIPIGHLQVLANPLGRMLISGLLSVATWRQQARVKPGPASVILDEFAEFATPAFKSFIQTVGSARFWTILSHQDLGQLRNIEGMDADAFESAVFNNTSGCKVCFRTPDPEDAEFWSSMLGTYSTFDDTERVQKSFLGTRGTGEMSRRKVEHFKVHPNTLKNLKPGSALVFAPGHEDTMARTARVFKLAGGRTPELEAVMPETEEGLDLASAAKPSQKTAVVNERGLRS; the protein is encoded by the coding sequence ATGAGCCAAGTCCTCTTCCTATTAATGATGGCGGTGATGGCGGCAAGCCTGGTCCTGTTGGGGCTGGGCTACAAGAAGACGGGCGCCGCCGTCTTCGCGAAGGCGGCCTTCATCTTCCTGGCCTTCCTGCCGTGGCGGACGGTGGATCTCCTGGTCCGGGACAACGCCCGGTTCCGGAAATGGGCCGTTCCCCGGATGGGCGCGGTCCGCCGCGGCTGGTACTCCGCCTCGGGAGCCTTCAGCCTGGCGGTCGGCCTCTGCATCGCGCTGCGGAAATCCAAGCAAGGCCGCCGGTCGGAGTGGGACGAGCCGAAAGACCAGCGCGGTTTGGACAAGGCGCTTGAGAAACATCTGGATCGCGGGGCCGAGAAAGCCGGCACGTTCATGGGCATGGCGGCCGGGGGGCGGTCCGTTTTTCTCACGCCGGTTTCCCGCGAGCGGCACATGCAGATCGTGGGGCCGACGCGCTCCGGGAAATCCCAGTTCCTCTTCGCCTTGAGCGCCCAGGACATGCGCCAGGGCATGCCGGTTTTCTTCATGGAAGCCAAGGGCGACCATTCCGATTTCGACCAATTCCACGCCCTGGCGGACCGCTGCGGCCGTGGCTCGGCGGTGCGCTACTTCAATCCCCAGGACCCGCGCTCCCACACGTTCAACCCAATCCGCCCCGTCCCTGGGCAGGATGCCACGGCGCTCGCCAACCAACTGGCGCGGGTCCTGGGACGGGAGCCCAAGTCGTCCGGCGAGGGGAAGGACTACTACCTTCAGGTGGACTACGCCAAGATCCAGAACATGGCGGAGATCTTCTGGAAATCCGGCCTTCAGTTCACCTTCCGGGACTGCTTCTACTACTTCAGCCGCTCCGAGTGCCGGGAGAAGGCGTTTCGAGCCTGCAACGATGAGGCCTTGGTCGCGATGGCGCGGCAGGAGTTCGAGCAGAATCCGGACACCACGGCCCTGACCTCGGCGATAAGACCCTGGACCACCGGGGTATTGGGCGATCTCCTTAATACTTATTCGCCCCAGATCAAGCTGGAGGACATTTTCAACGATAAGCAGCTTGCCTACTTCGCCATACCGATAGGGCACCTTCAGGTCCTCGCCAACCCCCTCGGCCGGATGCTGATCTCGGGCCTCCTGTCGGTGGCGACCTGGCGGCAGCAGGCCCGGGTCAAGCCCGGCCCGGCCTCGGTGATCCTGGATGAGTTTGCAGAATTCGCGACGCCGGCTTTCAAGTCTTTCATCCAGACGGTGGGCTCGGCGCGGTTCTGGACCATTCTCTCCCATCAGGACCTGGGCCAGCTCAGGAATATCGAAGGGATGGACGCCGACGCCTTCGAGTCCGCGGTGTTCAACAACACGTCCGGCTGCAAGGTGTGCTTCCGGACCCCGGACCCGGAGGACGCCGAATTCTGGTCCTCCATGCTGGGCACCTATTCGACTTTCGACGACACCGAGCGCGTTCAGAAGAGCTTCCTCGGAACCCGCGGGACCGGAGAGATGTCCCGCCGCAAGGTGGAGCACTTCAAGGTTCACCCCAATACCCTCAAGAATCTCAAGCCGGGGAGCGCGCTCGTGTTCGCTCCGGGCCACGAAGACACCATGGCTCGGACCGCGCGGGTCTTCAAACTGGCGGGCGGCCGGACGCCGGAACTGGAAGCCGTGATGCCTGAAACCGAGGAAGGCCTGGACCTGGCCTCGGCGGCCAAGCCCAGCCAGAAGACCGCCGTCGTCAACGAGAGAGGCCTCCGATCATGA
- a CDS encoding ATP-binding protein has translation MNRIELMLTNLRSILHGPKVPPLAQYLNLWSLWGDTLIGVNLDFSSVYELEFDNIFLMEPGRQDLFSAQSRSFLNALPPDATLQFLVRIRKGDPEALREHRQAVLGENPEDFARAIIEKKCEFIEGKFIQRRRYFLYVTSHPRERKTPLTFILPTFNHPWREVTRDYHELRIKEHSALEQIVSERLHSMGLRFRKLAGQEVLDLVFDQLNPGRPRGIAAQGLSPFRTIREQAAFYPLKEEFDHVQVNGTYFKGLGLLRLPEVSHLGYTQKLINSLWPDSDLCLTVHSLDTEGALSSLKLRNNITRTLAFSAWTKNYEAEQKHLELDEMITEIRASAQRLFRFGLSVLVRADSLDELKDKTNPVIGAFHDFASAEAASDDMNHFRLYLQSIPGHGELNDRKFYVQTNALAGFLPLTGSWRGSRQKKMLVETPLGELVGLDPFDDELPAKHGLILGTTGSGKSFTTNYILSNFMVESKNNHVVLIDVGGSYRKLARSFNGEYLEVALSEEFGFNPFPLRAHIAPGGQFDDDAVAYLSLLISRMCVEQGTGVSVYQKGFLEKAIKAAYADKEEVVLSDIRAQLFNLAKEHPTAKAFADALELWTSGMYGRLFNRPGALDISNRMVVFDLQNLENHPDLQGVYFFVIRSIIWGKLQNRALKKIIAIDEGWKFFNDDVGAELIENLYRTARKFNGAVFSISQSPADFLETRAAKAIITNSYIKYILKLTKGHELLSQFDLNSNEVEAVKQLQSKQGVFTDVFAKYGNHSMVVRIEPCPLDYWICTTDAKDRVREDQVRADNPGISETDLLLKLAEAR, from the coding sequence ATGAACCGGATCGAGCTGATGTTGACCAACCTGAGGAGCATCCTGCACGGGCCGAAAGTCCCGCCGCTGGCGCAATACCTCAATCTCTGGAGCCTTTGGGGGGACACGCTCATCGGCGTCAACCTGGACTTCTCATCGGTCTATGAATTGGAGTTCGACAACATCTTTCTGATGGAGCCCGGCCGCCAGGACCTTTTCTCCGCGCAATCCCGCTCCTTCCTCAACGCGCTCCCGCCCGACGCCACCCTGCAATTCCTCGTCCGCATCCGCAAGGGAGACCCGGAGGCATTGCGGGAACACCGGCAGGCGGTCCTTGGGGAAAATCCCGAGGACTTCGCCAGGGCTATCATCGAGAAGAAATGCGAGTTCATCGAGGGCAAGTTCATCCAGCGCCGACGGTATTTTCTCTACGTCACGAGCCACCCGCGGGAGAGAAAGACCCCGCTGACCTTCATCCTCCCCACCTTCAACCACCCATGGCGGGAAGTCACGCGCGACTACCACGAGCTGCGGATCAAGGAACACTCGGCTCTGGAGCAGATCGTTTCCGAGCGGCTCCACAGCATGGGGCTTCGCTTCAGGAAATTGGCTGGGCAGGAGGTCCTCGACCTGGTTTTTGACCAGCTAAACCCGGGCCGGCCGCGCGGAATTGCCGCGCAAGGGCTTTCGCCGTTCAGAACCATCCGCGAGCAGGCGGCTTTCTACCCGTTGAAGGAGGAGTTCGACCACGTCCAGGTCAACGGAACGTATTTCAAGGGCTTGGGCCTTCTGAGGCTGCCCGAGGTTTCGCACCTGGGCTACACGCAGAAGCTCATCAACTCCCTTTGGCCGGATTCCGACCTCTGCCTCACCGTGCATTCCCTGGACACGGAGGGCGCGCTTTCAAGCCTCAAGCTCCGGAACAACATCACGCGGACGCTCGCTTTCTCGGCCTGGACCAAGAATTATGAGGCCGAGCAGAAGCACCTTGAGTTGGACGAGATGATTACGGAGATCCGCGCCTCGGCCCAGCGGCTTTTCCGCTTCGGCTTGTCGGTCCTGGTGAGGGCCGACAGCCTCGACGAGCTTAAGGACAAGACCAACCCCGTCATCGGCGCCTTCCACGATTTCGCTTCGGCCGAGGCGGCTTCCGACGATATGAACCATTTCCGGCTCTACCTCCAATCCATACCGGGGCATGGGGAACTGAACGACCGCAAGTTCTACGTCCAGACCAATGCCCTTGCCGGTTTCCTGCCGTTGACGGGCTCTTGGAGAGGCAGCCGCCAGAAGAAGATGCTGGTCGAGACCCCGCTGGGTGAACTGGTGGGCCTTGATCCTTTCGACGATGAGCTGCCGGCCAAGCACGGCCTCATTCTCGGGACGACCGGCTCGGGCAAGAGCTTCACCACCAACTATATCCTGAGCAACTTCATGGTCGAGTCCAAAAACAACCATGTGGTCCTAATCGACGTGGGAGGCTCCTACCGCAAGCTGGCGCGCTCCTTCAATGGAGAGTATCTCGAAGTCGCTTTATCCGAGGAGTTCGGGTTCAACCCCTTCCCGCTGAGGGCGCATATCGCTCCGGGCGGCCAGTTCGACGATGACGCCGTGGCCTATCTCTCCCTCCTGATCTCAAGGATGTGCGTCGAGCAGGGGACCGGCGTTTCGGTCTATCAAAAGGGTTTTCTGGAAAAGGCGATCAAGGCGGCCTATGCCGACAAGGAGGAGGTCGTCTTGTCGGACATCCGCGCGCAGCTTTTCAACCTGGCGAAGGAACATCCGACGGCCAAGGCCTTCGCCGATGCCCTGGAGCTATGGACGTCGGGCATGTACGGGCGGCTTTTCAACCGGCCGGGCGCGCTCGACATCTCCAACCGCATGGTGGTCTTTGACCTTCAGAACCTCGAAAACCACCCGGACCTTCAGGGAGTCTATTTCTTCGTGATCCGTTCGATCATATGGGGCAAGCTCCAAAACCGCGCCTTAAAGAAGATCATCGCCATAGACGAGGGCTGGAAGTTCTTCAACGACGACGTGGGGGCGGAGCTGATAGAGAACCTCTACCGCACGGCCCGCAAGTTCAACGGCGCTGTATTCTCCATCTCGCAGTCGCCCGCGGACTTTCTTGAGACGCGCGCGGCCAAGGCCATCATCACCAACAGCTACATCAAGTACATCCTCAAGCTGACCAAGGGGCACGAGCTTCTCTCGCAGTTTGACCTCAATTCCAACGAGGTCGAGGCGGTCAAGCAGCTCCAGTCCAAGCAAGGCGTCTTCACGGATGTTTTCGCCAAGTACGGCAACCATTCCATGGTGGTCCGCATCGAACCATGCCCCCTGGACTACTGGATTTGCACGACCGATGCCAAGGACCGGGTGCGCGAGGACCAGGTCCGGGCCGATAACCCCGGCATCTCGGAGACCGATCTGTTGCTCAAGCTCGCGGAGGCTCGATGA
- a CDS encoding TrbC/VirB2 family protein produces the protein MRKKMGRALAGLGMLAWAGQAHAYGNEGALTSFLDQSANWLVTILGPGIFVIGVIMVGISLSIGDQDAMRKGGYVIGGGALIFLSQAVVALLKRLAGGF, from the coding sequence ATGAGAAAGAAAATGGGAAGGGCGCTGGCGGGATTGGGGATGCTGGCCTGGGCCGGGCAGGCCCACGCCTACGGAAACGAAGGGGCGCTGACCAGCTTCCTGGACCAGTCCGCCAACTGGCTGGTGACGATCCTGGGGCCGGGCATCTTCGTGATCGGGGTCATCATGGTGGGCATCAGCCTGTCGATCGGCGACCAGGACGCAATGCGCAAGGGCGGCTACGTGATCGGGGGCGGGGCGCTGATCTTCCTATCCCAGGCCGTGGTGGCGCTGTTGAAGCGCCTGGCGGGCGGGTTCTGA
- a CDS encoding single-stranded DNA-binding protein, translated as MEKDEAEPGVSTAGEGADLPYENDVMLTGRCGNAPKVTKTEKGHLRAAFSLTVTRGKERTFVNVVAWDALAESCGRLAKNAPLHVEGRLRSWKDDEGKKFQLQVVANVVQPLKDPQTKGVASRQGELAGV; from the coding sequence ATGGAAAAAGACGAGGCGGAGCCGGGAGTATCGACGGCGGGCGAGGGCGCGGACCTGCCATACGAGAACGACGTGATGTTGACGGGCCGGTGCGGGAACGCGCCGAAAGTCACCAAAACGGAGAAAGGCCACTTGAGGGCGGCCTTTTCGCTGACCGTCACGCGCGGCAAGGAGAGGACCTTCGTGAACGTGGTGGCCTGGGACGCTCTGGCGGAGAGCTGCGGACGGCTGGCCAAGAACGCCCCTCTGCATGTCGAGGGCCGCCTGCGAAGCTGGAAGGACGACGAGGGCAAGAAGTTCCAGTTGCAGGTCGTCGCCAACGTCGTGCAGCCGCTGAAGGACCCGCAGACCAAGGGCGTGGCGTCGCGCCAAGGGGAGTTGGCCGGCGTCTGA